One part of the Nostoc sp. PCC 7120 = FACHB-418 genome encodes these proteins:
- a CDS encoding C2 family cysteine protease, with protein sequence MALDKVGNTLSNSQKITFNTKTQTISDWVGSSDINDFYSFSLSSHSSVSIAIDGLSANADLQLLKDKNSNNSIDKGDVIASSSKGGTLSESISKTLNAGNYFIRVYSKRGNTEYELKFFQTSSTSPEEVYKESSVSSNAGNSTLAATSADWFSQNLNDQKIVSLARNLASDGKLSRQDMLDIFRNVQDNSVVDSNEVKDLKTIVAAGNNFNIEDHVKWLSAQVANGASSGMSASNFESKLVGRWFLGTVAPTPEFNGKKLTYTEVKGNLFGSTNKAEIGDIHQGIINDCTFLAALGATFSRQSDDSGNASSSVIKNMIKDNGDNTYTVRFYSGKYYAPGEAQYVTVDRRIATNIAAQRNDGVLWVALVEKAYAQWREWTDGRPGYNIIGNGGALAPPLSFITGRKTNNYSKSRISFSLLEDALKAGKAITTSRSGKDTSFILGSHAYSVSNAYISASGEQRVVVRNPWGVDGKAKSGANDGFINLSYQEFINSFNLGVSVS encoded by the coding sequence ATGGCTCTTGATAAAGTAGGTAACACCCTCAGTAACAGTCAAAAAATAACTTTCAATACTAAAACTCAGACTATTTCTGACTGGGTAGGCTCCTCAGATATCAATGATTTCTATAGCTTTAGTTTAAGTTCTCATAGTAGTGTGAGTATTGCTATAGATGGCTTAAGCGCTAATGCAGATTTACAACTGCTTAAGGACAAGAATAGCAATAACTCAATTGATAAAGGTGATGTGATTGCTAGTTCTAGTAAAGGTGGAACTCTCAGTGAATCAATTAGCAAAACTTTAAACGCTGGGAATTACTTTATTAGAGTCTATTCAAAACGTGGTAACACTGAATATGAGTTGAAATTTTTTCAAACTTCTTCAACTTCTCCAGAAGAAGTCTACAAAGAGAGTAGCGTTAGTAGCAATGCAGGAAATAGCACATTGGCCGCTACCAGTGCAGATTGGTTTAGTCAAAATTTAAACGACCAAAAAATTGTTTCTCTAGCACGCAACTTAGCATCTGATGGGAAATTAAGCCGTCAGGATATGTTGGATATTTTCAGAAATGTCCAAGATAATTCTGTGGTTGACAGCAACGAGGTAAAAGACCTGAAAACAATAGTTGCTGCTGGGAACAACTTTAATATCGAAGACCATGTTAAATGGCTCTCAGCACAGGTTGCTAATGGGGCCTCATCAGGCATGAGTGCTAGTAATTTTGAGTCTAAATTAGTCGGTCGCTGGTTTTTAGGAACTGTAGCACCGACACCTGAGTTTAATGGTAAAAAGCTTACTTACACTGAGGTCAAGGGTAATCTTTTTGGTAGTACTAATAAGGCGGAAATCGGCGATATTCATCAAGGAATAATCAATGACTGTACATTCTTAGCTGCTTTGGGTGCAACCTTTAGCCGTCAGTCTGATGATTCAGGTAATGCTTCCAGTTCTGTGATCAAGAACATGATTAAAGACAACGGAGACAATACTTATACTGTACGCTTTTACTCAGGTAAATATTATGCACCTGGTGAAGCACAATATGTAACAGTAGACCGTCGTATTGCCACCAACATAGCTGCTCAAAGAAATGATGGTGTTCTTTGGGTAGCGTTAGTAGAAAAAGCTTATGCTCAATGGCGCGAATGGACAGATGGTCGCCCTGGCTATAACATCATTGGTAATGGCGGCGCTCTTGCTCCTCCTCTTAGCTTCATTACAGGACGCAAGACCAATAACTATAGTAAGAGTAGAATCAGCTTTTCGCTGCTGGAAGATGCTTTGAAAGCTGGCAAGGCTATAACTACATCCCGTTCAGGCAAAGATACTTCGTTTATTTTAGGTTCCCATGCCTATTCAGTGAGCAACGCTTACATTAGTGCTAGTGGGGAGCAACGTGTTGTAGTTCGCAACCCTTGGGGAGTAGACGGCAAAGCTAAAAGTGGCGCTAATGATGGGTTTATCAACTTATCCTATCAAGAGTTTATCAACTCTTTCAATCTAGGGGTTAGCGTCTCCTAG